From one Triticum urartu cultivar G1812 chromosome 3, Tu2.1, whole genome shotgun sequence genomic stretch:
- the LOC125543900 gene encoding MOB kinase activator-like 1A, translating into MSLFGLGRNQKTFRPKKSAPSGSKGAQLRKHIDATLGSGNLREAVRLPPGEDINEWLAVNTVDFFNQVNLLYGTLTEFCTSESCPTMTAGPKYEYRWADGVQIKKPIEVSAPKYVEYLMDWIEGQLDNESLFPQKLGTPFPPNFKDVVNTIFKRLFRVYAHIYHSHFQKIVSLKEEAHLNTCFKHFILFTNEFGLIDKKELAPLQELIESIIVPY; encoded by the exons ATGAGTCTCTTCGGCCTCGGACG GAATCAGAAGACGTTCCGTCCCAAGAAAAGTGCTCCATCAGGCAGCAAG GGGGCACAGCTCCGAAAGCACATAGATGCAACCCTCGGTAGTGGAAACCTTAGGGAAGCTGTGAGGCTGCCTCCTGGAGAGGATATCAATGAATGGCTTGCTGTTAACA CTGTGGACTTCTTTAATCAAGTTAACCTGCTGTATGGCACACTCACAGAGTTCTGCACATCCGAAAGCTGCCCAACAATGACTGCAGGCCCAAA GTATGAGTACCGATGGGCTGATGGTGTACAGATAAAGAAGCCCATAGAAGTGTCAGCACCAAAATACGTGGAGTACCTAATGGACTGGATTGAAGGCCAGCTTGACAATGAATCCTTATTTCCTCAGAAGCTTG GCACACCATTTCCACCCAACTTCAAGGATGTTGTAAACACAATTTTCAAGCGCTTGTTTCGTGTTTATGCCCACATATATCACTCCCATTTTCAGAAGATTGTCAGCCTCAAGGAGGAGGCTCATCTTAACACCTGCTTCAAGCACTTCATTCTGTTTACGAAC GAATTTGGGCTGATTGACAAGAAAGAACTGGCTCCCCTCCAGGAGCTCATCGAATCAATCATCGTTCCATACTGA